CGAAACTGAGCTTCCCCCGATAGTATGATGATCCAAAAATTAACAAACTTTCATTAATTTACTGATGGCGATCGTCAATGATGCGGACTATATTGCAGATTGTCAGTAACCATCTCGGCAGTTTTTAAGCCAGCGAGACCCATAACTCCCATAACTATGGATAAAGCCATTCGGAAAATTTTTGCCTATCTTCGTCCAGGGGTCATCCTAGTCGCTTGCTTGCTGAGCCTATTGTTTTTTGTTCGGCCTGCCCTGGCTTTTTGTGGTTTTTATGTAGCCCAGGCTGACACTAGTCTTTATAACCATGCGTCCCAGGTGATCATTGCCAAAGACGGCGATCAGACAGTGCTAACCATGGCCAACGATTACCAAGGGAAAGCCCAAGATTTTGCCCTCGTGGTGCCGGTTCCGGTGGTGCTACAGGAAGACCAAGTAAACGTAGGGGAGAGAAAAATTATTGAGCGTTTAGACAATTTTAGTGCCCCCCGTTTAGTGGAATATTTTGACAATAATCCCTGTGAAACCTACGGCGGCCGTCAATTTATGGATGCAATGCCAGCGGCCCCCAGCATGACCAGAGGATTGCAAGAAAAAATAAGCAATGAAGCGTTGGGAGTCACCATTGAAAATCAGTTTTCGGTAGGAGAATACGACATTCTCATCCTCAGTGCCAAGGAATCCAATGGCCTAGAAACTTGGTTAAACCAAAATAATTACCGCATTCCCCCTGGAGCGACCGATGTATTGGGAGCATATATTAAACAAGGGCTAAAGTTTTTTGTTGCTAAAGTCAACCTGAAAGAATTCGATCGCCAAGGATTTCAAGCCTTACGGCCGCTGATGATGGCCTATGAATCCCCCCGGTTTATGTTGCCCATTCGTTTAGGTATGGTGAATGCAGATGGCCCCCAAGAATTAATCGTTTATCTACTCTCTCCCCAAGGAGCGGTGGAAGTTACCAACTATCGCACTGAAAAAATTCCCTCTAACTTAGATTTACCTGAATTTGTCCAGGGGGAATTTGGCCAGTTCTATGGCGCTATGTTCGACACTGCCTATAAGCGCTCCGGCAAAAATGTTGCCTTTCTGGAATATGCCTGGGACATGGGCAGTTGTGATCCCTGTTCGGCGGATCCCCTTTCCCCCCAAGAACTAGAAGAAGCCGGAGTATTTTGGTTAGACCAACCCAGTGCTAGCCCCAATCCTTCCTTCCGGGGTATGCCTTTCCCTGGCAACAGCAATGTGTTCATCACCCGTTTACATTTACGCTACACCCCCGACAAATTCCCGGAGGATTTACGTTTTCAAAACACCGCTAACCAGGAATTGTTCCAAGGGCGTTATGTCCTACGGCGTCCCTATCGTGGGGAAATGAATTGCACCGCCGCCAACACCTATCGTCAAACGGTGCAAAAACGCCAACGGGAAGAAGCCAAGACCCTTGCTAATTTGACTGGTTGGCCCCTGGGGGAAATTGAGGACAAAATTAACTATCTGGAAGGCCCCCGGGATTCTATTCCCTGGTGGCGCAAACTCTGGCCCCGTTAAAGTTGAAGTAACTTATACATCTCAATTGCCATGGATCCCTTAACCAAATTAGTTTTAAGCGCCACTACCCTGCCCGTGCTTTCCGCCCTGGGTTTAGCCCGTTGCCTTGGTCAACGCAGTGAAGCCCTAGGTAAACTTTCCGAAGAAGTGTTCCGAGGCGATCGCCTGCCGGTGTTACCCTTTCCCGTCGAAGAAGAAGCAGGTTAAAGTGAATACTCCCCCCAAACCTTGGCTGGGGATAGCGGGTGAGTTGTAATTTGACTAAAACTTTATGGGTCATTTTCCCCACAAACTGCGGGTGCTGTTGAGCGTTTACTTTGCCCAAATGGTGGAGTACCGGGCAGAAATTTTCTTTTGGATTTTGTCCGGCTCCCTGCCTCTAATTTTGATGGGCGTGTGGGTGAAAGCAGCGGAGAGTGGCGACTTTACCCTTGACGCGATCCAGGTGGCCCGGTATTTTTTTGCTGTCTTTGTGGTGCGCCAGATGACCACCATCTGGGTAATTTGGGAATTTGAAAAGGAAGTGCTGGAAGGAGTTTTATCTTTCCGTTTACTGCAACCCCTAGATCCGGTGTGGCATCATATAGCCCGCCACTGGGCCGAAAAAATGACCCGCCTGCCCATTCTGGCTATTTTGACTGTTCTTTTTTTCTCCCTCTATCCCGAAGCCTTTTGGCTGCCCGATCCCTGGCATTTTATCCAAGGGCTAATTGGCATTGTCTGTTCCTTTACCTTGTACTTTTTGATTCAGTACACCTTTGCCCTCTGTGCCTTTTGGACGGAACGGGCCAGCGCCCTCCAAGACCTCTGGTTTTTGTTTTATATTTTTCTGTCGGGCGTTATTGCTCCCCTAGAGACCTTTCCCGACGCAGTAAGGCAAATTGTTTTACTCACCCCGTTCCCCTACGGTGTTTACTTCCCCGCCGCCGCTTTGGTGGGTTTACCTTTGCCCTTCTTCAAGAGTTTATTAATTATTGGTGTTTGGATTGGCATATTTGCCCTGCTTAACCGTTGGCTATGGCGACAGGGTTTGAAACAATATTCTGGCATGGGAGCGTAGGGCCAGGGCCCTTTGCCTGGTTTCAGGTTACTATTCTCAATTGACCCACTAAAGTGACCCCAATGCTGGGGGATTTTTTTCTAGCTTCTCCCCCGACTTGGGATTCAATTCCCCCATTTAATTGGGGCTTGGCCTAACTTTTTTCAGTGGAGACAATAGTCGGGAATGCAGTTTTGCTCCATATATTCATGGTACTTTTGAATTTGCTTGTCACATTGCTCCTGGGTCCAGCCACAATGGTCTGTTAACGTTTGGCAAATGCCGGCCAGGGCGCTAAAGCCATAATCGTTAGTCACCATGGCGATCGCCGTACGTCGTCGACAAATATCCACCAAGGTGTGGGCCATTTCTGCTTGTACTGCAAAAACAACTTGGGCTTTGATATCCGGCAAGGAAGGAATAATCCTTTCCCCCAACTCCGGCGCTCCGTGGACTAAGGCTAAAATGTCTCCAGCCCTGGCTCCGTAAAGGCAAAATAAATGTTGAATAGAATGACGCTCCAAATGATTGCCATATTTATCCATGGCAGTTTCCAAGGACAGGGGATAGGCTTCTGCCCCCGGTAAAGGTTGGGTCAGGGTTGGACAGGGAGGAGCAGAGCGTCTCAGCTTGCCATAAACCTTATCCACCATTTCTTCTCCCACCTGGCGATAGGTGGTCAACTTACCGCCAATTAGGGAAATCAAATTATTAACTCCGTCTTGACTATGGTCATAAAGAATATGGTTGCGGGTAATACTGCCGGCCTTTTTGCCATCGGTGTAGGGCAGAGGGCGCACCCCGGAATAGGTGAAACGCACATCCTGCCTGGTTAACTGAGCTGCTGGCATCACCCGGTTAGTTTCCGCAATCAGGTAATCAATCTCGTCATCACTGGCTTTAACCCTGTCGAGGGAACCATCATAGCGGTGGTCCGTGGTGCCAATCAGATATTTACCCAACCAGGGAATGATGAAATAGGGCCGTTTATCCACAAACGCTTCCACATATAAGGCTGAAGCGGGGGCTCCAGGGAAGGGATCCACCACAATATGACTGCCCTTGGTGCCACCAATTTTTCTTTCTTGGACAATGGCAACGGGTTCTCCCCCTCGATGGGCTAAGCCACAAACTTCATCTACCCAGGGGCCAGTGGTATTAATGACGATCGCCTGGGCGCTATTAACAGTAAATTTTTCTCCGCTCAGTTGATCCTGGCAATGGATGGCGGTAATCAGGTTATTTTCCCCTTTCTCCAACCCCTTCACAGCCACATAATTGAGCATGGCCGCCCCGGCCTTTTGGGCCGATAGGGTCACTTCTAAATCTAACCGTTCCGCATATTCCACCTGGCCGTCAAAATATTGGGCTCCTCCTTTTAAGCCTTTTTTCTCCGCCGCTCGGAACAGTTGCTGGAACTGTTGGGGGCTTAACATCCTATGGGAAGGGAGGGTTTTATCAAAACTGAGGATGTCGTAAAGAATCATGCCCGCCTGAATTTCCCAATAGGCCCGGCTCGACCAGTCGTACACCGGAATGGTCAACTGGAGGGGCTGGACCAAATGGGGGGCGGTGTGGAGCAGAACTTCCCGCTCCCGCAGGGATTCCCGCACCAGATTAAATTCAAAATATTCCAGATAGCGCAGGCCGCCATGGATTAAGCGGGTGGACCAACTACTCGTACCACTGGCGAAATCATCCTTTTCGATCAGGAGGGTTTTTAGGCCCCGTAGGGCTCCGTCCCGGGCCGTGCCAACCCCGTTAATGCCTCCCCCAATCACAATTAGGTCATAGGCCGTATTTTGGATTTCTGGGAAATTACGCATGGCTGGGTAATGCTCCAATGAGGAATAAATCGTGCAATTGAATGGAAAAAAGCCCCCTAAACTCTAACTTTGGGCAATTTTTAGGGGGTTTGGACAATGGTTATTTGGTTACCATCCGCCGACCACAACTGGCATTGGCGATCGCCTACATTTGGGGGGGCTCTCCCAGTACCACATCGGCGTAGGCTTCCCGCAGTAGGTGATTGGCCCATTGTTGAACGTCGTAACGCTTAATGGCGGCGTACATTCTCCCCATGCGTTTTTTCTGTTCGTCTTTGTCCATGGCCAGGGCCTGGTCAATGGATTCGTCCATACGGCTGGAAGCGTAGGGGTTAGTCAACACCGCATCGGGTAGTTCCACCGCACAACCGGCAAATTCCGAGAGGATCAGAACTCCTTCTTCGCCATTTTTAGCCACCACATACTCCTTAGCCACCAGGTTTAGCCCATCCCGCAGGGGAGTGATCCAGGCAATGTCGGCGGCACAGAACAGGGCAATGAGCTCCTCATAGGCTAAAGGAGAGGTGAACAGCATCACTGGTGTCCAGGACAGTTTGGCAAAGCGACCGTTAATTTTCCCTGCCAGTCGTTCAATTTCGTTTTGGGCGTTGCGATAAATACGCATTCCCTCAGCGGCCTTGGCTACGGGGACTACCAGGCTAATTTCCCCCTGCAATTCGGGGCGACGCTCCAGTAGACGTTCATAGCACATCAACATTTCCTTGGTGCCCTTCACGTAATCCACCCGCCCAGCGGAAACAATTAGCCTCTTACCGCCTAAATCTTGTTTAATTTCAGCAACTTTTTGTTGCACACTTTCTTTGGCCACGATCGCCCGGATATTTGCCGGATTGGTGCCCACGGGAAACGCATCGAGGTTAATGAGGCGATCGCCATAACGCAACTGGGTGGTGAGTTCCGGTTCCGCCAGGGCCGTACCGTAGGGGGTAAAGGCTTGGTCTACCACAACCCGTCTGGTGATTTCCACCGGCTTGAGACTACGGGCCACGGCGACAAAATTTTCTACGTAGCGGGGAATATGAAAACCACAGAGATCACAGGCCAGCAAGCTTTCTACGATCGCCTCCCGCCAGGGCAAAATATTGAAAATATCAACGCTGGGGAAGGGGGTGTGGTGGAAAAAGGCAATCTTGGCGTTGGGCTTGAGCTGACGAATGTAAAGGGGCGCTAACCAGAGGTTATAGTCGTGGACCCAAAACAATGCATTGTCATCGGCATCGGCACAGGCCGCCTCGGCAAATAAGCGGTTAATGTGCTGAAAATTATCCCAATCAGAAGAATCGTAGGTGAACTGCCAGGGGAAAGAGTGGAGAATGGGCCAAAAGGCTTCCTTGGAAGTGATGTGATAGAAGTTTTTTACCTGCTCCGCCGTCAGGGGCACCCGGCGCACCGTACAACGATCGCCAAGGCCTTCAATGGACATATCCGCCTGAAAATCATCCTTTTGCTTCGGCGAAACCTGTTTCCATGCGACCCAGGTGCTCTGTTCCGCATCGGCAAAAAAACTTTTGAGGGTGGGCAAAATCCCGTTGGGACTCTTTTTCTCTCGATACACCGTTTTGCCATTTTCCCTAACTTCGTCGTAGGGCTCACGGTGGTAAAGGATCACAAGGGATGAATTCATAAAATCAGCGGTCTCCAAAATCAAGAATCAAACAAAGTAACTATTGGGTTAGTCTAGTACGGCTAATGCACCCGACTTCCCGGAACCCAAGTTAATTCCCGCCGGGGCATTTTAGTACGTTGAATAAAACTTTTCACCGCTAATATCGGTACAGAAAAATTGATTACGTCCTGGGCGAGTCCACAGACATCGCGTTCCCCTGTGGGGGCAATTACGGTAACGGCTCATAAATCTTTGTTAAAGATTACTTAACCCGTCAGTAAAATGCCGTAACACTAATTACCTTTTCCCCTTACTCCAGAGGAGAACAGCAGCGGCAAGCCACCAATCTCTGGTTTTTGGAAAGCCGCCCCTGGACTATGGAAAAAGTAGTTACTTGTTAAGTATAGTAACAGAAAAAGCTTTTCTGGCAAGATTTCTGCTTCTGGAGTTGGGGGTATCCTCTGGAAATTTACCCGTCGATTGCGGTAAATTCTATTTTTTTTGTTAACCTTAAAACTATTGCCATGGGCAGGGTAAATTGATTTTTTCTTGTTGTTTGATCCCATTTTCCAGTCTTTTTGACTTCCATTCAGTCAGGATAATTTTTGCAGTTTTTTTATGGAGTTTTGATAACATTGAGCTTTGCCCCCGGCGATCGCCTAGGGATAAACAATAAACGTGTGAACTAATATGCCTGGATTTATCCCTGGATTGACATTGTTTTTGCCCCCCTAAGTCAGCAATGACAGAGTTGAAAATCCCTTACTCCCCAGCAATTTCAGCTTATTTTGAGCTTATTTTTCAGTATGAAAACATTGAATCGTATCCATCTGGTCGAAGAAGAAACAGAAAAACTAATGGCTTGGGCCCGGAGTGTCACGGAATCGCCGGAGAACTATTTCCAAGCGGCCCGGGAAGTGGTGAAAAAATTGGGGGGCCATTACCAAGGGGATGGCCTAACCCAAGTGGGATTTTGGGTGCCCCGGTTAGCGGGGGAAGGGGCTTTTACTGAAAAGTTAATTTACCTAGAGGTGTTTACGCCCCTGGGGGAGATTGATTTCCAAGCGCCGGAACAAACTGGCTTGTTTCGTTGGGAAAGGATTGAATTGCCGCAACAGGGGGAATTTGTTTGGGCTGTGCTGTCGGGGATGCGGCCAGGCACCAGAGATCAAGCTGGTTCTTTCTATTGGTTGCGCTATTACGATTCCATTTTGTCCAACACGTTGGTCATCCGTGATCCCCTGACCTATTCCCTGCCCTACGGTGTTTTTGCCCCAGCGGAACTGTACGATGTGGAAAAAATGCAGAGGGAACGGGCGGATTTAGATTATTTACGGCGATCGGCTGCCCTGAACCATTGCCAAGAAAATCCTGAAAATGTCTTTGATCCGGAGCAGCTTAAGGCCCAGCGGGCGGCGGTGCTTAACCCGGCCATTCCTGTGGATCAAAATTTGCATCCCGATGAAGACAGCGAAGCGGCCATTTGTCGGGTGGGGGCCATGGCCAATATTTTGCAGATCCACATCAATACCGCTTCCCCGGAAGGCACCCTGGTGGGACTCACTAAAATTTACCAACGGCTGGGGGAAAAAATTCTCCGGCACGAACCCCTCAGCGACGCGGAACAGAATTATTTGGGCTACGACGCCATCCAACTATTGCCCATCGAACCCACCATTGAATATCGCCTGGAAGATTTCAACCAAGACCACGAATTTTTCTCCATTGCCGGGGAAGAGGTGGAGGAAATAGAAGTGGAAGAAGGGGCTGTGGTGGTGGAAGAGAAAATCAAAGTTACCCTCCGCAAACCCAATACCCAAAATTGGGGCTATGACGTGCCCATTCTCGGTTCCGGAGCCACTAATCCTGCGGTGTTAGGTACTTTGCGCCCGGATGAATTGGTGGACTTGATTGCCACGTTGCACAATTTTCCCAGCGGCCCCATTCAGGTAATTTACGATTTGGTCTATGGCCATGCCGATAACCAGGCGTTGGAATTGCTCAATCGGCAATATTTTAAAGGCCCCAATATGTACGGCCAGGATTTGAACCATCAGTTGCCCATTGTTCGGGCCATTTTGTTGGAAATGCAACGGCGCAAAATTAATACCGGAGCCGACGGTATTCGGGTGGATGGGGGCCAGGATTTCCGCTTTTTTAATCCCCTCACGGGACGGGTGGAACAGGACGATGCCTATTTATTAGCTATGAGCGATGTGGTGCAGGAAATCCAAGGTTGTAAACGGTTACTGTTCACTATTTTTGAAGATGGCCGTCCCTGGCCCGAAGACGGTT
The genomic region above belongs to Synechocystis sp. PCC 6803 substr. PCC-P and contains:
- a CDS encoding DUF2330 domain-containing protein, producing the protein MDKAIRKIFAYLRPGVILVACLLSLLFFVRPALAFCGFYVAQADTSLYNHASQVIIAKDGDQTVLTMANDYQGKAQDFALVVPVPVVLQEDQVNVGERKIIERLDNFSAPRLVEYFDNNPCETYGGRQFMDAMPAAPSMTRGLQEKISNEALGVTIENQFSVGEYDILILSAKESNGLETWLNQNNYRIPPGATDVLGAYIKQGLKFFVAKVNLKEFDRQGFQALRPLMMAYESPRFMLPIRLGMVNADGPQELIVYLLSPQGAVEVTNYRTEKIPSNLDLPEFVQGEFGQFYGAMFDTAYKRSGKNVAFLEYAWDMGSCDPCSADPLSPQELEEAGVFWLDQPSASPNPSFRGMPFPGNSNVFITRLHLRYTPDKFPEDLRFQNTANQELFQGRYVLRRPYRGEMNCTAANTYRQTVQKRQREEAKTLANLTGWPLGEIEDKINYLEGPRDSIPWWRKLWPR
- a CDS encoding ABC-2 family transporter protein: MGHFPHKLRVLLSVYFAQMVEYRAEIFFWILSGSLPLILMGVWVKAAESGDFTLDAIQVARYFFAVFVVRQMTTIWVIWEFEKEVLEGVLSFRLLQPLDPVWHHIARHWAEKMTRLPILAILTVLFFSLYPEAFWLPDPWHFIQGLIGIVCSFTLYFLIQYTFALCAFWTERASALQDLWFLFYIFLSGVIAPLETFPDAVRQIVLLTPFPYGVYFPAAALVGLPLPFFKSLLIIGVWIGIFALLNRWLWRQGLKQYSGMGA
- the glpD gene encoding glycerol-3-phosphate dehydrogenase, which translates into the protein MRNFPEIQNTAYDLIVIGGGINGVGTARDGALRGLKTLLIEKDDFASGTSSWSTRLIHGGLRYLEYFEFNLVRESLREREVLLHTAPHLVQPLQLTIPVYDWSSRAYWEIQAGMILYDILSFDKTLPSHRMLSPQQFQQLFRAAEKKGLKGGAQYFDGQVEYAERLDLEVTLSAQKAGAAMLNYVAVKGLEKGENNLITAIHCQDQLSGEKFTVNSAQAIVINTTGPWVDEVCGLAHRGGEPVAIVQERKIGGTKGSHIVVDPFPGAPASALYVEAFVDKRPYFIIPWLGKYLIGTTDHRYDGSLDRVKASDDEIDYLIAETNRVMPAAQLTRQDVRFTYSGVRPLPYTDGKKAGSITRNHILYDHSQDGVNNLISLIGGKLTTYRQVGEEMVDKVYGKLRRSAPPCPTLTQPLPGAEAYPLSLETAMDKYGNHLERHSIQHLFCLYGARAGDILALVHGAPELGERIIPSLPDIKAQVVFAVQAEMAHTLVDICRRRTAIAMVTNDYGFSALAGICQTLTDHCGWTQEQCDKQIQKYHEYMEQNCIPDYCLH
- the ggpS gene encoding glucosylglycerol-phosphate synthase — its product is MNSSLVILYHREPYDEVRENGKTVYREKKSPNGILPTLKSFFADAEQSTWVAWKQVSPKQKDDFQADMSIEGLGDRCTVRRVPLTAEQVKNFYHITSKEAFWPILHSFPWQFTYDSSDWDNFQHINRLFAEAACADADDNALFWVHDYNLWLAPLYIRQLKPNAKIAFFHHTPFPSVDIFNILPWREAIVESLLACDLCGFHIPRYVENFVAVARSLKPVEITRRVVVDQAFTPYGTALAEPELTTQLRYGDRLINLDAFPVGTNPANIRAIVAKESVQQKVAEIKQDLGGKRLIVSAGRVDYVKGTKEMLMCYERLLERRPELQGEISLVVPVAKAAEGMRIYRNAQNEIERLAGKINGRFAKLSWTPVMLFTSPLAYEELIALFCAADIAWITPLRDGLNLVAKEYVVAKNGEEGVLILSEFAGCAVELPDAVLTNPYASSRMDESIDQALAMDKDEQKKRMGRMYAAIKRYDVQQWANHLLREAYADVVLGEPPQM
- the ggpR gene encoding glucosylglycerol biosynthesis transcriptional repressor GgpR translates to MGSNNKKKSIYPAHGNSFKVNKKNRIYRNRRVNFQRIPPTPEAEILPEKLFLLLYLTSNYFFHSPGAAFQKPEIGGLPLLFSSGVRGKGN
- the gghA gene encoding glucosylglycerol hydrolase, translated to MKTLNRIHLVEEETEKLMAWARSVTESPENYFQAAREVVKKLGGHYQGDGLTQVGFWVPRLAGEGAFTEKLIYLEVFTPLGEIDFQAPEQTGLFRWERIELPQQGEFVWAVLSGMRPGTRDQAGSFYWLRYYDSILSNTLVIRDPLTYSLPYGVFAPAELYDVEKMQRERADLDYLRRSAALNHCQENPENVFDPEQLKAQRAAVLNPAIPVDQNLHPDEDSEAAICRVGAMANILQIHINTASPEGTLVGLTKIYQRLGEKILRHEPLSDAEQNYLGYDAIQLLPIEPTIEYRLEDFNQDHEFFSIAGEEVEEIEVEEGAVVVEEKIKVTLRKPNTQNWGYDVPILGSGATNPAVLGTLRPDELVDLIATLHNFPSGPIQVIYDLVYGHADNQALELLNRQYFKGPNMYGQDLNHQLPIVRAILLEMQRRKINTGADGIRVDGGQDFRFFNPLTGRVEQDDAYLLAMSDVVQEIQGCKRLLFTIFEDGRPWPEDGWEEKSTYRELIELRPESYQWGPLIFAHNTPSLKGFWQRKWERVCEVMYKGDRWITGCGNHDTVRRGNQIDHHNSEINWNLGTTLPEVLHNAYDNPATLLWVYGFCPGLPMDFLNAMMHSPWGFFRNTDERYGVKVAFEEAGFLDWQISPELYQHPQLFPQLKALGFKDLALLQRFMKAVADAMVKKDFQLEAVAKACRHCLGYEPEEDGDAAACDLELLSQFKHAEQPEFVTRLDVPKLKKFARAFMEDGHEACRVSYHFDQVDPERSRFNLALRNYRRQHPWLHHNLQDGDRFNRIHENDHTLFYGLRTNPATAHSDDPEKVVMVTHMEGDPAIVTLGDWLQLDLQEWEVAIATPGVNVDSTADSLRVFELRDGQGVILRNSRSKKEC